The Shewanella sp. NFH-SH190041 genome has a window encoding:
- a CDS encoding rhodanese-like domain-containing protein: MSISRFSLLPLSLLTLLLTLCQSAWASGQDPATAWQKIHRGDLVIDVRTPAEFASGHLPDAVNIPYQYIIQAFKQGMISKDRPVVLYCRSGQRSGMAQQSLIKAGYTQTYNAGGYKPLIHWQQSH, encoded by the coding sequence ATGTCTATTTCCAGGTTTTCATTGTTACCTTTATCACTACTTACCCTACTATTGACCTTGTGCCAATCAGCTTGGGCCAGTGGTCAAGATCCCGCCACTGCTTGGCAAAAAATCCATCGTGGTGACCTAGTGATTGATGTCAGAACCCCAGCTGAATTTGCTTCCGGCCACTTACCTGATGCGGTAAACATCCCCTATCAGTATATTATTCAAGCCTTTAAGCAAGGTATGATCAGTAAAGATCGACCGGTAGTGCTTTATTGCCGCAGCGGACAGCGCAGTGGAATGGCCCAGCAAAGCTTAATTAAAGCAGGATATACCCAAACCTATAATGCTGGCGGCTATAAGCCATTAATACACTGGCAACAGAGTCATTAA